From Candidatus Sericytochromatia bacterium, one genomic window encodes:
- a CDS encoding NAD(P)H-binding protein, whose protein sequence is MNDPTLQAPCLALFGATGRTGGHLLREALSRGWAVRALARDPAQLSGHNDRLLVVPGNVRDPEAVAACLLGARAIVTALGTRRGQESDDMLAVAMRHVVDAAQASGIRRVLAIATAGLLDAPGGGLRRDAPGYPAAFRAGSGAHLAAFEHLRASDLEWTLVCPPDLVEGERAQPLNVQPDRLPDGPKRASMPALAAWLLDELEAGAFVRRRVGLNNRDAES, encoded by the coding sequence ATGAACGACCCCACTTTGCAAGCACCCTGCCTGGCACTGTTCGGCGCCACCGGCCGCACGGGCGGGCACCTGCTGCGCGAGGCCCTGTCGCGCGGCTGGGCAGTCCGTGCTTTGGCGCGAGACCCCGCCCAGCTGAGCGGTCACAACGATCGGCTGCTGGTCGTCCCGGGCAACGTGCGCGATCCCGAGGCGGTGGCCGCGTGTCTGCTCGGGGCCCGGGCGATCGTGACCGCGCTGGGCACGCGGCGAGGGCAGGAGTCCGATGACATGCTGGCCGTGGCCATGCGTCACGTCGTGGACGCCGCTCAGGCCAGCGGCATCCGGCGCGTCCTGGCGATCGCCACGGCGGGGCTGCTGGATGCCCCGGGCGGCGGCCTGCGACGCGACGCCCCGGGCTACCCCGCCGCCTTCCGAGCTGGTTCCGGCGCCCACCTGGCCGCCTTCGAACACCTGCGCGCCAGCGACCTGGAATGGACCCTGGTCTGCCCGCCGGATCTGGTTGAGGGCGAGCGCGCCCAGCCTCTCAACGTGCAGCCGGATAGGTTGCCGGATGGCCCCAAGCGGGCGTCCATGCCGGCGCTGGCGGCCTGGCTGCTCGACGAACTTGAAGCGGGCGCGTTCGTCCGGCGACGCGTGGGCCTCAACAACCGCGACGCCGAGAGCTGA
- a CDS encoding SDR family oxidoreductase: MPFQEQAGVIVGGSGGIGAATARLLAARGARLVLVARRSEPLQAIATELSAATVVGDACEAATSQQAVDTCLARHGRLDFVVHAAGSIVLKPLRSLSEDDMLATFRQNTLSAFHLMKAAITPMTQAKRGAMVVCSSVAAGTGLPNHEAIAAAKGALEGLVRAAAMTYAGSGVRINAIAPGLTRTPLAAHITSSERALAASLGVHPLGRLGEPEEAAEAIAYLLGAANVTGSVLPLDGGMTAGRLLR, encoded by the coding sequence GTGCCGTTTCAGGAACAAGCCGGGGTGATCGTGGGAGGCTCCGGCGGCATCGGCGCCGCCACTGCGCGGCTGCTGGCCGCCCGTGGCGCCAGGTTGGTCCTCGTCGCCCGGCGCTCGGAGCCGTTGCAGGCGATCGCCACAGAGCTCTCGGCCGCTACCGTGGTGGGTGACGCCTGCGAGGCAGCCACCTCGCAGCAGGCGGTGGACACGTGCCTCGCCCGACACGGTCGTCTGGATTTCGTGGTCCACGCGGCCGGTTCGATCGTGCTCAAGCCGCTGCGCAGCCTCAGCGAGGACGACATGCTGGCGACTTTCCGGCAGAACACCTTGTCCGCGTTCCATCTGATGAAGGCGGCGATCACGCCGATGACCCAGGCCAAGCGCGGCGCGATGGTGGTGTGCTCCTCGGTGGCGGCCGGCACGGGGCTGCCCAACCACGAGGCGATCGCCGCGGCCAAGGGGGCGCTGGAGGGCCTGGTGCGGGCGGCGGCCATGACCTACGCCGGTTCGGGGGTACGCATCAACGCGATCGCGCCGGGGCTCACGCGCACCCCGCTGGCGGCCCACATCACCAGCAGTGAACGGGCGCTGGCGGCCTCGCTGGGCGTGCATCCGCTGGGGCGTCTGGGCGAGCCGGAGGAGGCCGCCGAGGCGATCGCCTATCTGCTGGGGGCAGCCAACGTGACAGGCAGCGTATTGCCGCTCGACGGGGGGATGACGGCCGGACGGCTGCTGCGTTGA